The Oncorhynchus kisutch isolate 150728-3 linkage group LG14, Okis_V2, whole genome shotgun sequence genomic sequence AGACATTTTACACTTGAGTAGTTGAGGGAATTCGAATTACATGCACCACTGCCACCAATGACATGCCGTTATCTTGGGAGACGGTATGCTTGATTTAACTTGTTACACGGAAACAAATGCACTTGTGTTCATTCGAATTGTCGGGGGGAAAATGAGAGGGAAACTAGCTTGAGATTTACTACCGTAGAATATTTGCTAGATAAATGAATTGTGATTTTGAATAGAGTAATTTGAGAATCTTGTTTTGAGTAATTTGAGAATCTTGTGTAATTTGTTTAATTCAGGATTCTTTTATTTTGTTTTAATTAAATGAATGTTGAATAATAAAGGTACAGATTTAACAAAGAACCTCCAATGTTTTAATTGAAAGAGTCCTTTGCTGACTGCCTGCCCCTATTGCTGGCCTGGCCATGGTGTCCCCTTTCCAACCAAGAGTGTGGTTTGACCATTCTGGGCCCCTGGGCAGACCAAAAAAGGGAGCCAATGTGAATGAAGACCGCTTGTCCCATTAGTCCCAGGCCGGGTGGTGAGGATGCCATTGGGTTAGGAACAGATGTGGGTTGAGCTCTTATAGGTGCCTGAAACAAATGTGAATATATATTTAGATGTGCTAGTTAGAAACTTTAACTTTAGTGTCACCGTAAGTACTGTCTTCAgccaattatatatattttttaaaatctagCTTTTCATTTTGATTGTAAGTTTGTATGTACAGTTTTTGTATTCAGTTCTACCCAAACTTGAATCAGGTAGTTATTTATTTGTTTAGATCTTGTTGAAGGGAAGGGATATGTGTTGAGTTTTCTAGACCAGAGTAATGTGTACAGGTTTGATTTCCTTTCATCTTTTTTTTTGGATAGTTTGTCTTTTCCCGTCCCTCCCCGTTTTATAAGTGGCCATTTTGTTTACAGAATGTAGCTTTTTTGAGGTTTAGTATTGAGGCTGTCATCAGTGTGTCCCCTGCTGTAATTACTGCTGCTCTGTCCTTGTTACCTTGAAGGCGGGGGTGGGTACGGGCGTGGTGGCAGAGACCGATATGGCCCACCGGCAAGGACAGACTATCGGCTGATCGTCGAGAACCTGTCCAGTCGCTGCAGCTGGCAGGACCTGAAGGTATGGTGACCCGTTATTCAGCCACGCTAATGATAATACTCTTCTCTTCCTTGTAATTTCGGCATCCTACGTTAATGTTTTGGAGAACGTTTAAGCCCTTTTCACAGAAAAAATTACATGTACGTTTGTGTTGGGGTAATGCTTTTAGAGTACTCTGATTACTCGTTAGTTTGTCAATTTAAGTAATGCTACTttttatagaaggtaaagtaaaaatccATTTTATTTTGCATCAGTCATTATTACATGTTGGTACAGCCAGAGTTATAGATTATGGATGAGGCTATGCAAGCGATTCAAAGGTACTGTGCACCATCTACTGGGCATAAGAAGGACCAACGCACGCAATGCATCTTCAGAGGGTTTATAGTTTTGGCAACTCAAAGTAATGTAACCTGTTACTTTCCACAGTAAGTAACACTGTAAAGTAACCAGTTACCTCtaatgggctcctgagtggtgcagcggtctaagtcactgcatccccgtgctagaggcatcactacagacaccctggttcgtatccgggctgtatcacacctggtcgtgattgggagtcccataaggtggcgcacaattggcccagtgtcgtccggggttGGCCggtctaggctgtcattgtaaataagaatttgttcttaactcactggcttggtttaaataaaggttaaacataaTGGAACTAACAATCAGTTTTAAAAGTAACGTTCCCAACACTGCATAAGATTCATTGTTTACAATTGAATAAATGCCCATAATGGCAAATGTGCATAAAGATGGCAGAATTCACATATGATATCAGTGTTTAAGCACTATCCACAgcgtttttttatatatttttttaaactacggTGCGCGATAAGGTTCAATGTGCCCATTGGCACAATCTACTTTCTCATTTGTTGTTTACTTTCCGGCGTCTTGGAGCTAAAGTTGGGTTCCTGTGTATACTCTGCTAATGGCGGTACCAAAACCAAGTGACTGAGAGCAATGTACAATAGGACGAACTTAGCAAAACTTTTATGGCAATGCATTCCTGCCGTTTTCCCACCCATACAAGTACATaggttgtgtgtatatatatatatatatctatacatacacacacactgctcaaacacttaaacaacacaatgtaactccaagtcaatcacacttctgtgaaatcaaactgtccacttaggaagcaacactgattgacaatcaattgcaagaaggtttgctgtgtctgtcagcgtagtgtccagagcatggaggcgctaccaggagacaggccagtacatcaggagacgtggaggaggccgtaggagggcaacaacccagcagcaggaccgctacctccgcctttgtggaaggaggagcactgccagagcccaacaccgtgcaggacgtttggcatttgccagagaacaccaagattggcaaattcgccactggcgccctgtgctcttcacagatgaaagcaggttcacactgagcacatgtgacagacgtgacagagtctggagacgccgtggagaaccttctgctgcctgcaacatcctccagcatgaccgcttttggcggtgggtcagtcatggtgtggggtggcatttatttggggggccgcacagccctccatgtgctcgccagacgtagcctgactgccattcggttccgagatgagatcctcagagatcctgtgagaccatatgctggtgcggttggccctgggttcctcctaatacaagacaatgctagacctcatgtggctggagtgtcagcagttcttgcaagaggaaggcattgatgctatggactggcccgcccgttccccagacctgaatccaattgagcacatcgcCCCATCCACCAACCTAatatgttgcaccacagactgtccaggagttggcggatgctttagtccaggtctgggaggagatccctcaggagaccatccgccacctcatcaggagcatgcccaggtgttgtagggaggtcatacaggcacgtggaggccacacacactactgagcctaattttgacttgttttaaggacattacatcaaaggtGGAtccgcctgtagtgtggttttccactttaattttgagtgtgactccaaatccagacctccctgggttgataaatttgatttccattgataatgtgtgattttgttgtcagcacattcaactatgtaaagaaaaaagtatttaataagaatatttcattcattcagatctaggatgtgttattttagtgttccctttatttttttgagcagtgtatatatcatGACACATGTCTAACATATACAACATTTAAATCATGTATATTAATTCAATAGGATCTTTGGTTTTCTCACCTAATCCCCACCTTTCCTGTCCTTCACCAGGACTACATGAGGCAGGCGGGTGAGGTGACGTATGCTGACACCAATAAGGGGCGCAGGAACGAGGGTGTGATAGAGTTCAGGCTGTACTCTGACATGAAGAGAGCCCTGGAGAAGCTGGATGGCACCGAGGTGAACGGCAGGAAGATCCGGCTGATTGAGGACCGCCCCGGGGCCAAACGGAGCAAGCGCTCCTACTCGCGCAGTCGCAGCCGCTCCCGGTAAATAAGAATGTGGGGTTGCGTCCCAAAAAGCTCACTCTAGTCCACTGCTTTTGACAAAGGGCCCGTATGGCTCTGTGGGGAATAGACTACCATTTGGAATGCACACTGAGACTGTTATGCAAGATTATTTGTTGGTCAGTCAATCTTTAATCAGCGACTGAGTAGAATTTCTGCTTTTAAACATGGTCTCTGTATTAGAGGGGATGTGGCGATTTCAgttgcccccccccacacacacacacacacaaacacacacacacacaaatgtattgCTTTCCCACCAGTTCACAACTACATATGAACTCTCATCACCCTAACCCCTCAGGGTACATGGCTTACCGTGAATCTACGTTCTCCTCCCTCTTGTCTCCAGGTCTCGCTCCAGGAGCCGTAGGTCCCGTAAGAGCCGCAGTGACAGCAGCAGTCGCTCCCGCTCCAGGTGAGGCTCAGAGTGCAGGCAACGTTTAACTCATAGACCCATACTCAAGGGTGACCCCTgacatgtgtcccaaatggcaccctattccttatgtagtgcactacttgcaaccagggcctgtagggcttcagtcaaaagtagagcactatatagggtgccgtttggaactatatagggaagaaGGTGCTGTTTGGAACTATCTAGGGAAGAAGGTGCCGTTtggaactatatagggaagaaGGTGCCGTTTGGAACTATCTAGGGAAGAAGGTGCCGTTTGGAACTATCTAGGGAAGAAGGTGCCGTTtggaactatatagggaagaaGGTGCCGTTtggaactatatagggaagaaGGTGCCGTTtggaactatatagggaagaaGGTGCCGTTtggaactatatagggaagaaGGTGCCGTTtggaactatatagggaagaaGGTGCCGTTtggaactatatagggaagaaGGTGCCGTTtggaactatatagggaagaaGGTGCCGTTtggaactatatagggaagatGGTGCCGTTTGGAACtatatatagggaagagggtgccgtTTGGAACTATATAGGGGAGAAGGTGCCGTTTTCTGAGGGATCTCTTTGTAGACTTTCCTTTTGCAGACTTGTTGCACTCAAGTGACATCAACAGTAACAAGTTACAATTTGTGGTTTTCTTCAAATCTGTTTACCAAGAGCTCTTGCCTCAATATGGACCTTGTGTAGCTCCCCAGATGTCCTGACAGATGTCTTAACCAGCTAGTGCTAGGAGTGGTGGCTATTTCTACATCGCCTCATTTCAAGTGCATATGAGGTAACTGTCTGCTCCTTTCTATTTCCCAGGGGTGCTGGCTCCCGCTCCCGTAGCCGATCCCACAGCAAGAAGGACAAGACCAAGGGCAGCAGAGATGAGGAGCGCACCAACGGTGCCCACAAGGCCAAGGAGGGGCGCGGGGCCCGCAGCAAGAGCCGCAGTAGGAGCCGCAGCAAGAGCAAAAAGAGCAGCAAGAAAGAAGGGAAGAAGAGCAGGAAGGATGAGTCCAGATCCAGATCCCGCTCCAGATCAGCAGCTAAGGATCGCTCCCGGAAGTCGGGTTCAAAGAGCCGCGAGCCAGCCAAGAGCGATGACGAGGGAGCTGCAGCTGAGAAGGGGGCCGCCCGTTCCCGCTCTCGCTCCCACACCCCTGCCGAATCCAAACCCAAGTCAAAGTCCaaatctccatctccctccccggCCAAAGCCCGCTCCCGTTCCCCCTCCGTCTCCCGCTCAGAGTCCCACTCCAAATCTCGCTCCGCGTCTCGTTCTCGCTCCCGCTCTCTATCAGAGTCCTGAGCTGGGATGGCAGCATAACCCAGCAGTCGTGCCCCCCCCTGTTTGTTCTCGTCCCCTATCCCCCACCCCTGCGTCTGTCTCTTTTCGTTTTTTGATAAAATAGTtgtaggaagaaaaaaaaaacaggctcGTGCTCAGTGTCTTTCACTCACTCTTCCCCATTTCTTTTAAATATACAGTGTTTTATTGGTCATTCTGCTTCTTTTTCCGGTAGTCTCTTAATCAAGGTGTTTTGTAAGATATTAAATATGTGAAGGAAGTTCGAGGGTATTTGCTTGGATAGATTTTTCTAAGTTGAAATGGGAATGTGCTGTAGTAAAGTGTCTTAAACTTTGTATCAATACTAGCAAACTGTGCTGTCGATGTTGTGCGAGGGTGGTAGCTGTTTCATTCCGTTGTTGCATCTTTTCACTTCGTGGGAAATCCTTTTACCCAGTTACTTAAATAAAAAACGCCTGATCTGGAATGTTTAGAGTTGTTTTTGTCTCGTCGCTTAAATAAGATTTAAATAATACACATTTTACCCTTTAATGTGTGTGTAATTTACTCTATTTATACTAGGGATATTACTTTTCAACAGTAACATTTCAGAAATGGCTATGAGGACATCTTTGAGTTGAAAGAAAATGCCTGAATTGTTATAAGTTCTAGGTTTTGTTTTTCCACAGAAGACATTTAGTTCTGGGTGCTGCGATTAGTGCAGTTGGAACTTACTACCACTAGCTTGGTCCCAGGTGTGCTATCATGTCAACCTCTCGTAGCTTTTGTATGAGTCGTCAtatccataaaacctagcagtcaaaacgGAAAtggtttttccaccattcattttaaCCATAGGGGATTTTACCCTGGGGTGATATTTTGATAAGTGTAAATCTCTGTAGGACAAGGGGACGTTTTATCAATACATTTGCATTCATtttacgcacacacattcacacaatgtcctgctacccagccgacaAGGATTATGGGCCGTGAAAACAGTGAGAATCTCTCCCTCAAGACACTATAATAGACACATTGTTTGACTACACACATTAATTATAACTTTATGATTCTGttacatccttagaaagcatgagctcttaagttgggaaaatcttgtgcaaaaCACAGACGCatgtccctagctgtgtgttgccgctttccatgtctgtcgcttgtgaggtgtggaaacacttagttgcttttatgaattttgtcttgctgctttttgttctatgttgctctgtctgtatgctatgtcttgcttgtcctatgttgctattgtctatattgtaattgtttttaataacctgcccagggactgcggttgaaaattagccggctggctaaaaccggcacttttactgaaacgttgattaatgtgcactgtccctgtaaataaaaataaactcaactcaactTTATGATTCTTGTCAATTTCTACAATTACATGGTTTCTGGGTGGACTATTCTAATCATTCCTTTAAAGCTATAAATTCCATCAACAATTTACCAGCAAATGAAATGCTAATAAGCAATTTCAAACCAGAGTAAATTGAGTCTAATATATGAGTCACCTTGtccaagagagatttacatggttatcaaaacgtaaCGCCAGGGTACGCCAACACgaaacagcccttattttaaaagTCCAAACTTCCCTAcgagaaaaatgaatggtggaaaaacagtAGGAACCATTTCCATGTtggaccgctaggttttatgggtattatgacacacCTCCACTTCGGGGCTCCATAGTCGTGCCAAATGCAATGCAATAACATGTTTGGCGTGATAATGAGCGATAAGGATTTGGTAAGCGCAGAATCAGACTGGCAACCGGGTTACTACACAATTATCGTGGCAACAAGAACGGATGGTGACCCATTGCGGGCCATAGGTTTGGTGTTTATGTGCCCTTGTTTAGCCACAAGATGGCGTAGTGGACAGTATTCCATCCGTGTTGAAATAAATGCCCTCGCTGTCAATGAAATAACTCTTCCTTAGCAATGAGAATAATGAATAACTATGGGAATATAATTAATGTCCAAGTTCAACCAATGTTTTAGTTATCACAATTATTAATTGCTGCCATTAAAGCTCATTTGAATGAGTAGGGACGTATATAATTGGTATATGTATCACAGTTTCCCAGGCACATTTAAATACCTATATGATTGTATGGGTGTAGGCCTCTTCTGTTTGTCACTCAAAGCATGTAGAAATCTGAATTATTTCAAGATAAGCTTAGCCTACCATATTCGTCCATGGATGGACGTATGTAGCCTATTTTAGAGGATGTCTGAGACCACTAACAGGCTAGCGTACTATTAAAATGGTCGGTTGGTCAGTCAGTCAACAGTACGCATCTCACCTACTAGTTCACGATTAAGTCTAAACTATCCATACCAGCTGCAATTGGCTCTCAATACgctatactatagtatagtattTATATTCTTTTTGTGTCTATTGTCATGTGTTCTTATTACGCGCTGCAAAATTAATTGCCCCCGCGGATAATAAAGACTACTCTACTCTAAAGCATAAAGAATGATCCAAAATGCACGCGTATGCATTAAGCAACAGCAGCCTACTCAAATGCTCCATTTCTACGGAGGAGCAGTGCGCATCGCACCAGGGTTCGTGAAGGAAAGGAGGCGCC encodes the following:
- the LOC109876525 gene encoding serine/arginine-rich splicing factor 4, with product MSRVYIGRLSYRAREKDVEKFFKGYGKILEVDLKNGYGFVEFDDPRDADDAVYDLNGKDLCGERVIVEHTKGPRRDGSYGSGGGGGGGGGGGGGGGRSGGGYGRGGRDRYGPPARTDYRLIVENLSSRCSWQDLKDYMRQAGEVTYADTNKGRRNEGVIEFRLYSDMKRALEKLDGTEVNGRKIRLIEDRPGAKRSKRSYSRSRSRSRSRSRSRRSRKSRSDSSSRSRSRGAGSRSRSRSHSKKDKTKGSRDEERTNGAHKAKEGRGARSKSRSRSRSKSKKSSKKEGKKSRKDESRSRSRSRSAAKDRSRKSGSKSREPAKSDDEGAAAEKGAARSRSRSHTPAESKPKSKSKSPSPSPAKARSRSPSVSRSESHSKSRSASRSRSRSLSES